The genomic stretch TGAAATCAAAAGGTATCAGCGCCACAGGCGAAATAAATTATCCCCTCGTTAGCAGGAAAGAAGAGATAGTGCTTCTTGAAAAAGATGAATTGGAAATGGAAAATGTGATAAATGATATCAGGAAGATCGCAATGGGAAGGATGCCGCAACCTAAAAGGATAAAGATCTGCCCGAAATGCGCTTATTTCGAATTCTGTTTTGGAGATGAAGTATGAAGGAAGATTATTATATCACACAGGACGGCGGCCTTACAAGGCATGAAAATACGGTATATTTCGAGAACGAAAACACAAAACGCGCCCTTCCGGTAAATAAGATATACTCAATATACGCATACGGCAGGCTCAGCTTTTCATCCGGGGTCGTGGATTATCTTGCAAAGAGCGGGATACCGATACACTTCTTTAATTATTATGGTTTTTACGAAGGCTCATTCTATCCGCGCGAAACGCTGATAAGCGGCGATCTGACCGTGAAGCAGGCATCGAATTATCTCGACAGCGCAAAGAGACTGATACTTGCAAAATCCTTTGTTGAAGGCGCTTGCGGCAATATCCTGAAAAATCTCAACTATTACGCGCGGGAGATGAAAAGTCTTGAAACACATATCAGCGGCATCGAATCCGAGATCGCGAGACTGCCGGGGACAGCAACTATCCCTGAGGTCATGAATGTAGAAGGACGGATAAGGAATATTTATTATACGGCGCTTGATGAGATATTCCCTGAGAATTACAGGATAATCAAAAGGTCAAGGATGCCGCCGGCGAACAGGATGAACACGTTAATCAGTTTCGGGAATTCCCTGATGTACACAACAACTCTTTCGGAAATATACAATACCCAGTTAAACCCCACTATTTCTTTCCTTCATGAGCCATTTGAAAGGAGATTCTCGCTTGCTCTTGATGTAAGCGAGATATTCAAACCCATAATTATCGACAGGATCATCCTGAAGCTTGTGAATAAGAACATGCTTGACGATGCTTGTTTCAGGGGGGAGATAGGAGATATGCTGCTCAGTGAAAAAGGGAAAAAGCTGTTCCTGGCAGAATATAATGAGAAGCTTTCCACAACTATCAAACACAGAGGACTGGAACAAAATGTTTCTTTCAAACGGCTTATAAGACTTGAATTGTATAAACTCGTGAAGCATTGCCTTGGTGAAAAGGATTACAAACCTCTCATTATGTGGTGGTAATCTTGTATGTAATAATTGTTTATGATGTGGGGGTGGAAAGGGTGAACAAGGTGAGGATTTACCTCAAGCAGTATCTTAATTGGGTGCAGAATAGTGTGCTGGAAGGGGAGCTTACAGAACCTGAATACATGAAGATAATGAATGGGCTCAGGGATGTAATAGATGAATCCCAGGATAATGTTATCTGTTATAAATCGAGAGATCGGAAGTATCTCGCTATTGATGAAATAGGAACTAAAAAGGCTGAGATCACAACAATAATCTGATGTCGATGATCTAAAGTCGTGGATCTTTATAAAGCAAATACAAAACCTGGGATGCACGACTGAAAATTCTATTTTTGCAAAGGTTTTTGTGGAATGAGTTCTATTTATATTTGAGAGAAAATCAATAGACGATACCTGAAAAATTGTCTGTTTTTTCAACCAAATTCAACCGAAAATCCAGCTGGAAAAAGCTTGGTTAAAATCAGCCCTTGGAGGGATTGAAATCCTGGAGGAAATGCTCTTGCCTAAATCTGTTATAAAGTTAAAATCAGCCCTTGGAGGGATTGAAATACGTAGATGTACCCGGTGTTCGCGTCAAGGTTTGTCAGTTAAAATCAGCCCTTGGAGGGATTGAAATACTATATACGTGCATACATACATAGATATGTATGCTGGTTAAAATCAGCCCTTGGAGGGATTGAAATTATTCTGCTCCTCAGGCGATGCCGCCTTCCTTGAGGTTAAAATCAGCCCTTGGAGGGATTGAAATGGCGGTGATCGTATGAAATGCATCCACGCGATATATCGTTAAAATCAGCCCTTGGAGGGATTGAAATATGATATGGTGCCTTGTGCGCGAGGGCAGCCTCCTTGGTTAAAATCAGCCCTTGGAGGGATTGAAATGACTCTCCGGCGCTGAGCCTTTGGCTGCTGTATCACGTTAAAATCAGCCCTTGGAGGGATTGAAATTACTGAGATCGTGAAGCTGCGAACGCCCCTGGGGAGCGTTAAAATCAGCCCTTGGAGGGATTGAAATGTGTGAGCCCGAACTTTTCCGAGGTCAGTTCCGCCAGTTAAAATCAGCCCTTGGAGGGATTGAAATCGTGGTACCACGTGCTCCCCTCAACCCCATAGCGTGCGTTAAAATCAGCCCTTGGAGGGATTGAAATACGGAACGAACACGCACAAAATCCGTCGTGGCGTTATGTTAAAATCAGCCCTTGGAGGGATTGAAATAAGGCAAAACGCTCGAACAGGATCACCTTCATGGACGGTTAAAATCAGCCCTTGGAGGGATTGAAATCTGCGTATGCAGTGCGTTTCCGATCTTGTTCACGCGTTGTTAAAATCAGCCCTTGGAGGGATTGAAATTCTCTATGATCCTTATGATCGGGGGTTCATACTACCAGTTAAAATCAGCCCTTGGAGGGATTGAAATTTAAGACTATGTCGTCTTTTGAGCAGATCGGTAAGAAGTTAAAATCAGCCCTTGGAGGGATTGAAATATATCTGTTTTTTCAGATATAGAAATTTTGAAATATTGTTAAAATCAGCCCTTGGAGGGATTGAAATATCATAATTATTATGTTTTGAGAGTAGATCATAAGGAGTTAAAATCAGCCCTTGGAGGGATTGAAATGTCTCAGCACAGACGACAAGCAACCAGACCTACACGAGTTAAAATCAGCCCTTGGAGGGATTGAAATAGCGATGTAAAGAACATCCAGGGAGCGCACTTCAAATGTTAAAATCAGCCCTTGGAGGGATTGAAATACGCCTAGGCTTTCCTTGCCTCTTCCCTGACTTCTTGTTAAAATCAGCCCTTGGAGGGATTGAAATTCACTTGTAGCCCTTGAGGAAGTTGAGCGTATCGAGGTTAAAATCAGCCCTTGGAGGGATTGAAATCAATAAGAACCTCCTCTACCCTTGGTTGTTATTTCATGTTAAAATCAGCCCTTGGAGGGATTGAAATAGCAAACAACGATACCGAGCAGCCCGGGTAATTCTCGTTAAAATCAGCCCTTGGAGGGATTGAAATATTCGCCCTCGCTCTCGGTCATGGTTCCCTATAAAACGTTAAAATCAGCCCTTGGAGGGATTGAAATGAAGTGGACGAGTGCGGATGGAATTGAAGTCACCATGGTTAAAATCAGCCCTTGGAGGGATTGAAATCATCAACTTGCACCTCACACTTAAGATAATGCTCAATGTTAAAATCAGCCCTTGGAGGGATTGAAATAAGGAATGGAGATGAAGATTTCTGCAGGCATACAAGTTAAAATCAGCCCTTGGAGGGATTGAAATACGGTTTGATGAGCTTCTTGATAAAATACAGAACCAAGTTAAAATCAGCCCTTGGAGGGATTGAAATATGCAAGGTGCTGCTACAACTGCGAACCGTGTGAATCGTTAAAATCAGCCCTTGGAGGGATTGAAATTTATAACTACTTCGACGTTCCCGCTTGCTGTGCTGAGTTAAAATCAGCCCTTGGAGGGATTGAAATCTTGATACTTCCTGATTGGTGAAGTTCGCCCATCCGTGTTAAAATCAGCCCTTGGAGGGATTGAAATGGGTCTTTAGCAAGCTACCTGAGTATGTGCAAAAGAATGTTAAAATCAGCCCTTGGAGGGATTGAAATATTAATCAAGCAAACCGTTCAAGGAGGAAGGCTTCGGTTAAAATCAGCCCTTGGAGGGATTGAAATATTTCGACTGCTCCATTTGCAAATATCACGAGCGTGGTTAAAATCAGCCCTTGGAGGGATTGAAATGACAATAGTGACATACAACACAAACGGAATTGCAGGTGTTAAAATCAGCCCTTGGAGGGATTGAAATATAGCGAATCGAGGCACGACACCAAGTCCGTGCGGAAGTTAAAATCAGCCCTTGGAGGGATTGAAATAGATTAGTTAAACTAACTAACGGCTCTGTATATGATGTTAAAATCAGCCCTTGGAGGGATTGAAATATGTAACCAAAAAAGAACCAGATGAAATAATCCCGGCGTTAAAATCAGCCCTTGGAGGGATTGAAATCAATGATATCATAGGGATGTTGTTATATTAATCCCTTGTTAAAATCAGCCCTTGGAGGGATTGAAATCGAATACCTGGAAACATGCCGTCATGCCCGGACGAGGGTTAAAATCAGCCCTTGGAGGGATTGAAATGTGATCAAGGCGCTCCCGGACCTCAATGCCCTGGTCGGTTAAAATCAGCCCTTGGAGGGATTGAAATGCAGACGTAATCTTAGCTGGGGCAAGTATCCCACTTAGTTAAAATCAGCCCTTGGAGGGATTGAAATGGAGTATCTATCATGTGGGCACCGAGGGCATT from Candidatus Methanoperedens sp. encodes the following:
- the cas1b gene encoding type I-B CRISPR-associated endonuclease Cas1b → MKEDYYITQDGGLTRHENTVYFENENTKRALPVNKIYSIYAYGRLSFSSGVVDYLAKSGIPIHFFNYYGFYEGSFYPRETLISGDLTVKQASNYLDSAKRLILAKSFVEGACGNILKNLNYYAREMKSLETHISGIESEIARLPGTATIPEVMNVEGRIRNIYYTALDEIFPENYRIIKRSRMPPANRMNTLISFGNSLMYTTTLSEIYNTQLNPTISFLHEPFERRFSLALDVSEIFKPIIIDRIILKLVNKNMLDDACFRGEIGDMLLSEKGKKLFLAEYNEKLSTTIKHRGLEQNVSFKRLIRLELYKLVKHCLGEKDYKPLIMWW
- the cas2 gene encoding CRISPR-associated endonuclease Cas2 yields the protein MYVIIVYDVGVERVNKVRIYLKQYLNWVQNSVLEGELTEPEYMKIMNGLRDVIDESQDNVICYKSRDRKYLAIDEIGTKKAEITTII